The genomic stretch TTCATAAGCGTGAATCACATAGAGACATGAATGACAAGATCTAGAcccccaacatttccaatcaagatttcccactatcatgaaccatcacttatcaacctagaacttcaagtcaaggtgcattTCAAAATAAGTCCAAACATGtgatcaaacaactcaaaccgtcatcattgactcgtcaagcattacttaccacattgactcgcggatttcaaatcaaacttcattaactctaccaagttatttacaaaacatccacaagcatcaacaataaggtccaaggtcttaattcaaggttgtaatggggctagggatgaggtaggataaatatggatagtgagctcaaaggctacacatttgagtgctaaattcttccctcctacaacttccttccaaagatcaaacaacaaaaaattacaaccaaattctcactcccccaaacttgagatctattctagaCTAGATTACAACAACCAACTATAGAAGttctatctttatttcatcaaattttgttttcttttttttcactttttttttctttctgtttttgtaaagacctcgacttttacgaatttggaggtcgtcttttttttttcttttctaagaacttcattcttttcacctatacattacatcaagtctaaaaatgtctacactttacaattcaccaccccacactcacaactcaaaacacaaagctcaacttgtatttagcacccaaatagtagcaaggtctattgatgaggctaaaattaggcttatttAAGTAGCTAAGTGATTGGCTAAGCGTTTACACAAACGACAgagaattaagctcaaagtggcttctaggggatcatttgttggactaggcatgtgatcatttggccatagagttcatcctagtgccttatcctcccatatcattgacacaaatgaatacaaagcacgcaactcgataaagcaaatcgaTCCAAActaatttccacaagacataTGACTTTcgtactctcctcaactcaagaaatcggatgtagtcacaacatgctctttcaaataaattcatgcacaGATTCTatccatcctaagcttcaaagatcaagtaagatcaagcaagatttcccaaccagaaagccgaagatctagcatgcacccgtcaattacGTGATTCAAAACACCTTAAGCATAAAATACACCCAAGAAACATGCATCATGCATAAAAATCATTCACAATCCCCCCCACACTTGAATGCTACATTGTCCTCAATGTAAGCAAAGAAGAACatataaagtaaagggaaagaagactcccccaaacttggcgtgAAATCCaaagtgcattcgggtgggtgggtgggtgtaAGTTCCTTTGTGGGTGTGGttcctcctaagctccaatGTGAATCCTATCTCCacgttgctcctacaaaaagaaaaattaaaacaacaaaaagaaaacaaaaatactcaattcataaaaatacatcgaaggaaagaattgagcgaacaaaaccctcgatttattaagagaaaataaagaaaactaaaaactcattgggttgcctcccaactagcgcctttgtttaaagtcgttggctcgacttagtcttctagctacaactctgaaacaagaaaataaaatgttagaaaactatacaaaaataaaaacaaaaagaatcctaaattaaataaccagttgcctccccggcaacggcgccaaaacttgatgtgtaattttcgagcttttatattaatggattaaaaacacacaagtttaattaaatagctctaatattacaacctatctgcaagagtacagagtcaGCTGTAGTACtgcgagtgtcgaaccacagggaggcgtagatTATTTAATAAGAATTGAcaagattaataaactaaaattaaaaactaaagtaTGGAAAGGGAGAAACTCAAGAGATTGAGAACATTGCTCCTAATATGCTCCAGATGTGAATTAACTTAATTGACCAATTAACCTATGGATTAAAGATTAATCTAATGAAAGTTGTAATAAACTCGTTCATTCTACTCACACTGAACATGTTCGTAGATGCTTGAATTTAACCTTGCTGAACACTAAGATCAAATTCGTACTCGTCGGACTATCACTTCTACAGACGCATAGTAAGCTCTAATCCAACTTCTACGTTCCAACGTACatgattcatttacaaaatcaattaaacattcCTACAGACGCATAGTAAATGTCCAACAATTATTGTAACGACATGTAAATCAACTTATCCAAGATTCATATGCTGAACACGAAACAAATCTCAAACTCTTTATCTACGTTTCCACCTTTtaaccaagttaaagagacattggctAAAAGACAAGATTGAATCATAAATCAGGCCGGAATTATAATTCAACGTAAAAAGCACCGTAGAAAAGATCATAGAATAATACTAATCCATAGAATCCAAAAGTCATTCACATCTTTCACACATTAGGAGCAACGTAAGAGTTTAGCCTAAGCACATggtaataataacaattaaaaccGTAGGAAGCTTGCTCTTGTTGAGTAGAATGGAGATATGGAGATGGATCGTCGGAATGTTGGTCggaatttcttccttctcttcttcctcctctctttctctccttccTGTCACCAGCCGTCTCTCTCCTGCctccttttccttctttttaattCCAACCTCTGTCCCCCTTTTTCATCCTTTCTGTTCCCCATCACGTCACCTCCTCTTTTTCTAATCAATTCCTCTCTCCTCCTCTCTTTTTCCACGCCTTTCTGCCTTTTTCTTCTTGGAAAAGGAAACTGCCGTATGAAACTGCCAATTTGCAGTTCAAATCacctacccggccgggtagattTTTGCAGCTGAAAtttgacccggccgggtggccattTTTGAGACGTTGCTGGAATTTTCGTGCCTCgcgaaaatcacccggccgggtgtattattgggcatgaaattaacccggccgggtggccaattttgagagctttctggacAGCTTTTTCACAATCCgagcttcattctttgtttcaccatttattcctcttcctacaccacaaaacatacttttgaaagcatcaaactatataaatcatgtaaagttaggggaataaaaatgtacaatttgattcacatcagtgctaaaggaaaataaaaattcaaaaatacataataggagtataatataaaaacaaaaaagtaaTTATTTTGGTTGGGGCTACTAGTGCGCGAGCGAATTCCACGTgtaaaacaataataatatcACTATTGTACATGTGCATACTAAAACGATACAAAACCAAGGTACAAATAAAGCATCAAAAGTTGGAAGGTAACACCGCCAGACACATGAGTATTAGAAACCAAATGAATAAAGCAAGAGAGCAAAAATTTGGCTAAATAAGCATTAAAACAAAACAGTTGGTGGATACATGAGTATATTAAACCACATATAGTTCAACAAGTTTCAGTTTAGACAGCTTGTAATATTTGCAGTTTAGCTGAGTTTTTCATTTCTTGCTTATGCATAAGAAATAGATggattcctactcacatttgtTTATTCCAGTCTCTTATCCACATAGTCACAAGATTAGCTCATTATGTTGGTGTTGGGCCAGTGAAGGAACCATTCCAAATCCAATTGATGAACCCAACCATCAACAGAGAGCATAACACCATCATACAGATTAAGAAAACCGGAGTGAACTTACTTGAAATGAGTTTATCAAGCCATTCATCCTCTTCATGAACACCACCGTGAACTTCTTCGATTGTGATTCTTATGAGAGCCTCCACGATGCAATTTGCTGGGCCGATGTCTTTTGATTTCAAGACTTGAATTCTAGCTTCTCTGAGATGTTTTATCACCAGCTCTGCCTCAACTGATCCTCCCATCTTGAAAGTATCCACTTCAGGTTTCTTGGTGCTGACAGTTCCAGTGGTGACGTGCTTGCTAGGAGTAGGAGCCACGGAGGAGGAGGATAGCGTTGAAGTCAGATCTGAGACATCAACTGATTCTGATGATTGTGGTTCTGCCGGATGAACTGAAGCCAGAGAGTTCTGGAAAATTGAGACAATGGAAATTAAGCACCTGAGCTTAGCTTATCATGAGCTGCAAAATAGACTGACCTTGTTTATAAAACCAGCACAAAATCTAACTATTTTACCAGTGAAACATCAAACACTTATTATTGATTTCATCAAACCACTGCAAGCATCCTTCTTGATGTTTCACCGGACATACTTGTTATACACAGCAAGAATATTGAGTTACATGTTCAAAAACCTAGCACAAAATTAAACTCTTACCAGTGGAACATCAAACacttataatattaaatttatcaaACCATTGCAAGCATCATACTGAATGTTTCACTAGACGAACTTGTTATATGCAGCAACAAA from Salvia splendens isolate huo1 chromosome 15, SspV2, whole genome shotgun sequence encodes the following:
- the LOC121766582 gene encoding uncharacterized protein LOC121766582; its protein translation is MRDLQLQIPQRDQHSANRRLRTVSDLNSNLRKTAKKSFNPALKALSEDDSAILESPKEFSETAKKSSNPVLKAISEDDSAVLESPKEFSETSNDSPLAESAENSLASVHPAEPQSSESVDVSDLTSTLSSSSVAPTPSKHVTTGTVSTKKPEVDTFKMGGSVEAELVIKHLREARIQVLKSKDIGPANCIVEALIRITIEEVHGGVHEEDEWLDKLISRRGINGETKNEARIVKKLSRKLSKLATRPG